One genomic window of Salvelinus alpinus chromosome 17, SLU_Salpinus.1, whole genome shotgun sequence includes the following:
- the LOC139542937 gene encoding secreted frizzled-related protein 5 isoform X2, whose amino-acid sequence MMPVPAPPPCTTSKRTSPRAPALLVLLLLLLPAGPGWSVRLEAGPGPEAGTVTRTRVRAGSRVRAGLETSDEAVAEDRAGATILSVSSEGQWEPRSSSRCVPIPAGMALCQNIGYATMRMPNLLGHESPGEAVQQSASWLPLLARECHPDARIFLCSLFAPICLDRFVSPCQSLCESVRDSCAPIMGCYGYPWPDILRCDQFPANHLMCISSVTNTSTSTGGRRVPQASCRDCELEEASSAKDMLETFCRSDFVVKLRLTQLKSSQVSLAQFSLASRLQVLKHGPLLGGQIRSRLQLWLERDASCVRNMTRRQPRGGTFLVTGTVQGEWLVVNKAFAWNKHARNLMAAARKWKQHRCRV is encoded by the exons ATGATGCCCGTTCCTGCACCACCTCCTTGCACCACCTCTAAGAGGACCTCTCCTCGTGCTCCTGCTCTCCTCGTGCTCCTGCTCCTCCTGCTTCCAGCTGGGCCTGGCTGGAGTGTCAGGCTGGAGGCAGGACCTGGACCAGAGGCTGGTACAGTTACCAGGACCAGGGTTAGAGCTGGGTCTAGAGTTAGAGCTGGGTTGGAGACTTCGGATGAGGCCGTGGCTGAAGATAGAGCTGGTGCTACCATCCTGTCCGTCAGCAGTGAAGGGCAGTGGGAGCCCCGGAGCTCCTCCCGTTGTGTGCCCATTCCGGCGGGCATGGCCCTCTGCCAGAACATCGGCTACGCCACCATGAGGATGCCCAACCTGCTGGGGCACGAGTCGCCAGGCGAGGCCGTCCAGCAGAGTGCCAGCTGGCTGCCCCTGCTCGCCCGGGAGTGCCACCCCGACGCCCGCATCTTCCTCTGCTCGCTGTTCGCACCCATCTGTCTGGACAG GTTCGTCTCTCCGTGTCAGAGTCTGTGTGAGTCAGTGCGGGACAGCTGCGCGCCCATCATGGGTTGCTATGGTTACCCCTGGCCAGATATCCTTCGCTGTGACCAGTTTCCTGCCAACCACCTCATGTGTATCTCCTCTGTCACCAACACCAGCACCAGCACAGGAGGGCGcagag TGCCCCAGGCTAGCTGTCGAGACTGTGAGCTGGAGGAGGCCTCGTCTGCCAAGGACATGCTGGAAACTTTCTGTAGGAGTGACTTTG TGGTGAAATTGCGTCTCACGCAGCTAAAATCCAGTCAGGTGAGTTTGGCCCAGTTCTCCCTGGCCTCTCGTCTGCAGGTTCTGAAGCACGGGCCTCTCCTGGGAGGACAGATCCGCTCCCGCCTGCAGCTGTGGCTGGAGAGAGACGCCAGCTGTGTACGGAACATGACGCGGCGTCAGCCCCGAGGCGGGACCTTCCTGGTGACGGGCACGGTGCAGGGGGAATGGCTGGTGGTCAACAAGGCCTTTGCCTGGAACAAACACGCCAGGAACCTGATGGCTGCAGCCCGCAAGTGGAAACAGCACCGATGTAGAGTCTAG
- the LOC139542937 gene encoding secreted frizzled-related protein 5 isoform X1 produces the protein MMPVPAPPPCTTSKRTSPRAPALLVLLLLLLPAGPGWSVRLEAGPGPEAGTVTRTRVRAGSRVRAGLETSDEAVAEDRAGATILSVSSEGQWEPRSSSRCVPIPAGMALCQNIGYATMRMPNLLGHESPGEAVQQSASWLPLLARECHPDARIFLCSLFAPICLDRFVSPCQSLCESVRDSCAPIMGCYGYPWPDILRCDQFPANHLMCISSVTNTSTSTGGRRAVPQASCRDCELEEASSAKDMLETFCRSDFVVKLRLTQLKSSQVSLAQFSLASRLQVLKHGPLLGGQIRSRLQLWLERDASCVRNMTRRQPRGGTFLVTGTVQGEWLVVNKAFAWNKHARNLMAAARKWKQHRCRV, from the exons ATGATGCCCGTTCCTGCACCACCTCCTTGCACCACCTCTAAGAGGACCTCTCCTCGTGCTCCTGCTCTCCTCGTGCTCCTGCTCCTCCTGCTTCCAGCTGGGCCTGGCTGGAGTGTCAGGCTGGAGGCAGGACCTGGACCAGAGGCTGGTACAGTTACCAGGACCAGGGTTAGAGCTGGGTCTAGAGTTAGAGCTGGGTTGGAGACTTCGGATGAGGCCGTGGCTGAAGATAGAGCTGGTGCTACCATCCTGTCCGTCAGCAGTGAAGGGCAGTGGGAGCCCCGGAGCTCCTCCCGTTGTGTGCCCATTCCGGCGGGCATGGCCCTCTGCCAGAACATCGGCTACGCCACCATGAGGATGCCCAACCTGCTGGGGCACGAGTCGCCAGGCGAGGCCGTCCAGCAGAGTGCCAGCTGGCTGCCCCTGCTCGCCCGGGAGTGCCACCCCGACGCCCGCATCTTCCTCTGCTCGCTGTTCGCACCCATCTGTCTGGACAG GTTCGTCTCTCCGTGTCAGAGTCTGTGTGAGTCAGTGCGGGACAGCTGCGCGCCCATCATGGGTTGCTATGGTTACCCCTGGCCAGATATCCTTCGCTGTGACCAGTTTCCTGCCAACCACCTCATGTGTATCTCCTCTGTCACCAACACCAGCACCAGCACAGGAGGGCGcagag CAGTGCCCCAGGCTAGCTGTCGAGACTGTGAGCTGGAGGAGGCCTCGTCTGCCAAGGACATGCTGGAAACTTTCTGTAGGAGTGACTTTG TGGTGAAATTGCGTCTCACGCAGCTAAAATCCAGTCAGGTGAGTTTGGCCCAGTTCTCCCTGGCCTCTCGTCTGCAGGTTCTGAAGCACGGGCCTCTCCTGGGAGGACAGATCCGCTCCCGCCTGCAGCTGTGGCTGGAGAGAGACGCCAGCTGTGTACGGAACATGACGCGGCGTCAGCCCCGAGGCGGGACCTTCCTGGTGACGGGCACGGTGCAGGGGGAATGGCTGGTGGTCAACAAGGCCTTTGCCTGGAACAAACACGCCAGGAACCTGATGGCTGCAGCCCGCAAGTGGAAACAGCACCGATGTAGAGTCTAG
- the LOC139542936 gene encoding transmembrane prolyl 4-hydroxylase-like — protein MDYSNRHIHSEMDDESQESMDACGDSSPYVPPHLPPMPGRERLQIQKSSVCSRAYFVVVMVFFHVYIINIIGLLFYVHYNNSPADIVSADGDTSASSSGVDSRLSPSDPPQQDPDLDVRQSFSLPRIEGIRVGHVQRVSLKPDRIQEMKTLSLKPLLFEIPGFLSEEECGVVVQLAQLKGLMESQATVPPGDQEEELQPLLSLSPEETFSLLDLDQDGLLQRQEILSHSRSRDGTWLSPENLRQILTGQEASPAGVLTLEEFRRVCDGMSQHPLQQRGGTRRGQPKRKSRHTWLYQGPGSHHILHALRNRVTHLARLPSPLVELSEPLQVIRYEQGGFSHAHHDSSPSHPETTCSHTRLAGNTSAHTEISCRYITVLLYLNSVEGGGETTFPVADNRTYEEEALVQGGVDLTDTQQSCNRGNLRVKPTAGTALLWYNHLSDGKGWMGELDEYSLHGDCPVTRGVKWVANSWVNVDPDHQRQARYQRLVTHRQEGEPGREERETPLPHSNHHQDL, from the exons ATGGATTATAGCAATCGACATATCCATTCAGAAATGGATGATGAATCTCAGGAAAGCATGGATGCGTGTGGCGACTCATCACCGTATGTGCCCCCGCACCTCCCTCCAATGCCTGGCCGAGAGCGGCTTCAGATTCAGAAGAGCAGTGTCTGCTCCCGGGCTTACTTCGTGGTGGTCATGGTCTTCTTCCATGTTTACATCATAAACATCATTGGGCTGTTGTTCTACGTACACTACAATAACAGTCCGGCGGATATTGTCAGCGCCGACGGGGACACATCGGCATCTAGCAGCGGGGTTGACAGCCGCCTGTCCCCGTCAGACCCACCTCAGCAAGACCCTGACCTGGATGTCCGTCAGAGCTTCAGTCTACCACGCATCGAGGGGATACGG GTGGGTCATGTCCAGAGGGTGTCACTCAAGCCTGACAGAATCCAGGAAATGAAGACTCTCAGCCTCAAGCCTCTGCTCTTTG AGATTCCTGGCTTCCTGTCTGAGGAggagtgtggtgtggtggtgcagCTGGCCCAGCTGAAGGGTCTGATGGAGAGCCAGGCCACAGTGCCACCAGGAGACCAGGAGGAGGAACTGCAGCCACTGCTCTCCCTCAGCCCCGAGGAGACCTTCAGCCTGCTAGACCTGGACCAAGACGGACTACTGCAGAGACaggaa ATCTTGAGCCACTCTCGTTCACGGGACGGGACCTGGCTGAGCCCAGAGAACTTACGACAGATACTCACCGGCCAGGAGGCCAGCCCAGCAG GTGTGTTAACTCTAGAGGAGTTCAGGCGTGTGTGTGACGGCATGTCCCAGCATCCCTTGCAGCAACGAGGCGGAACAAGGCGGGGCCAACCGAAAAGGAAGAGCCGACACACCTGGCTGTATCAGGGACCAGGATCACACCACATACTACACGCACTGAGGAATAG GGTGACCCATCTAGCGCGTCTGCCCTCCCCATTGGTTGAGCTGAGCGAGCCGCTGCAGGTGATTCGCTACGAGCAGGGAGGCTTCAGCCACGCCCACCACGACAGTAGCCCCTCCCATCCAGAGACCACCTGCTCACACACACGCCTGGCCGGAAACACTTCGGCACACACCGAGATCTCCTGCAG GTACATCACTGTGTTACTCTACCTGAACTCTGTGGAGGGAGGCGGAGAGACCACTTTTCCTGTGGCAGACAATCGCACCTATGAGGAGGAG GCATTAGTGCAGGGTGGTGTGGAtctgacagacacacagcagagcTGTAACAGAGGAAACCTCAGGGTGAAACCAACAGCTGGGACTGCTCTCCTCTGGTACAACCATCTCTCTGATGGCAAAG GTTGGATGGGTGAGCTGGATGAATACTCCCTCCATGGGGACTGCCCTGTGACCCGAGGGGTGAAGTGGGTAGCCAACAGCTGGGTGAACGTGGACCCAGACCACCAGCGCCAAGCCCGCTACCAGAGACTGGTGACCCACAGACAGGAGGGCGAGCCGGGCAGAGAGGAGCGGGAAACCCCCCTCCCTCACAGCAACCACCACCAggacctgtag